Proteins from a genomic interval of Arthrobacter sp. CAN_C5:
- a CDS encoding DUF2306 domain-containing protein, with translation MPSKTFLVNPTTTETKRRQSAWFVPTGLILLSLFPVVGGGVRLTELTGGAEITPQNERFFESPVPIFLHIVSVSVYSLLGAFQFVPSLRGRAWHRIAGRVLVPTGLLAAFSGLWLAYAYFLAIDGAVLLVVRLIIGLSMVVSIVLGLFYVLRMRDFLRHSAWMTRAYAIGAAAGTEALLIIGPEILSNPPDNTAQIIFTASAWVINLGVAEYVIHRRVRRGSHPGLSA, from the coding sequence ATGCCCAGCAAGACATTCCTGGTGAATCCCACGACGACGGAAACCAAACGGAGACAATCCGCGTGGTTTGTGCCAACCGGGTTGATCCTTCTCAGCCTCTTCCCCGTCGTGGGCGGCGGGGTGCGTCTCACCGAACTGACGGGTGGTGCGGAGATCACACCGCAGAACGAGCGGTTCTTTGAATCGCCTGTCCCGATTTTTCTTCACATCGTCAGCGTCAGTGTGTACTCCTTGCTCGGCGCGTTTCAGTTCGTTCCCTCGCTTCGAGGTCGCGCCTGGCACCGGATCGCCGGGCGAGTCCTCGTGCCCACCGGTTTGCTGGCAGCCTTCTCCGGCCTGTGGTTGGCATACGCATACTTCCTGGCAATTGACGGTGCCGTTCTGCTTGTCGTGCGGTTGATCATCGGCTTGTCAATGGTGGTGAGCATCGTCCTCGGGTTGTTCTACGTGCTGAGAATGCGGGACTTCCTTCGGCACAGCGCCTGGATGACGCGTGCTTATGCAATAGGTGCAGCCGCCGGCACTGAGGCCCTCCTGATCATCGGACCCGAAATTCTCTCAAACCCACCGGATAACACAGCGCAGATCATTTTCACCGCCTCGGCTTGGGTTATCAACCTCGGTGTCGCCGAGTACGTGATCCACCGTCGGGTTCGGCGCGGCAGCCATCCGGGCCTCTCCGCCTGA
- a CDS encoding AraC family transcriptional regulator translates to MSEATVSAGNAASLIELAVRKGASREALHLRSGIPRERLRDRDSRVLMSEYFDLMRASKELTGDPALALEFGRTVHMQEFSIVGLIFHTCETVRDAIVQANRYGQLVLDVDVGTTDRFQWQRRNAQLWLVDTRPHPNDFPELTEVTFGRFMRLTRSFWDTPLVREVHVTHSAPGYQAEYEQFFEVPTTFESNWNAMRVEEARLTERIAVQPRFAFGILSEHAERLLQTLEGSKSTRGRVESLLMPILHTGDASMELIAEKMALSRQTLYRRLREEGVTFQVVLDELRHNLALHYLNGQKTSVNETAYLVGFSEPAAFSRAFKRWTGHTPGSSRPHAVAAPHSVKPGRHLHSAPFVTNL, encoded by the coding sequence ATGTCTGAAGCCACCGTCTCAGCTGGGAACGCGGCGAGCCTGATCGAGCTCGCTGTGCGCAAAGGCGCGAGCCGTGAAGCACTTCACCTGCGCTCCGGCATTCCGCGCGAGCGATTACGCGACAGGGACAGCCGTGTATTGATGTCGGAGTACTTCGACCTCATGCGGGCGAGCAAAGAGCTGACCGGAGATCCGGCTCTCGCCCTCGAGTTCGGCCGGACCGTGCATATGCAGGAGTTCTCGATTGTCGGCCTCATCTTCCATACGTGCGAGACCGTCCGGGACGCGATCGTGCAGGCCAACCGCTACGGGCAACTCGTCCTCGATGTGGATGTGGGGACCACTGATCGATTCCAGTGGCAACGGCGCAACGCGCAGTTGTGGCTGGTGGACACGCGGCCGCACCCCAACGACTTCCCGGAGCTCACCGAAGTCACCTTCGGCAGGTTCATGCGGCTGACGCGCTCCTTTTGGGACACCCCCCTGGTCAGAGAGGTTCACGTCACGCACAGCGCCCCGGGCTACCAGGCGGAGTACGAGCAGTTCTTCGAGGTCCCGACGACGTTCGAGAGCAACTGGAACGCCATGCGAGTCGAGGAGGCTCGGCTTACAGAACGGATCGCGGTGCAACCGCGCTTCGCCTTCGGCATTCTAAGCGAGCATGCGGAGCGCCTGCTGCAGACCTTGGAGGGGTCCAAGTCGACACGTGGGCGGGTTGAGAGTCTGCTCATGCCGATCCTGCACACGGGCGATGCGTCTATGGAGCTGATCGCCGAGAAGATGGCGCTCAGTCGCCAGACCCTCTACCGCAGACTGCGGGAGGAAGGGGTCACCTTCCAGGTGGTGCTCGACGAGCTGCGCCATAACCTCGCCCTGCACTACCTAAATGGTCAAAAGACCTCGGTCAACGAGACGGCGTATCTCGTCGGATTCTCTGAACCTGCCGCCTTTTCCCGCGCCTTCAAACGATGGACGGGCCATACCCCGGGGTCCTCGCGCCCCCACGCAGTCGCCGCTCCCCACAGCGTGAAGCCAGGACGGCACCTGCACTCCGCACCGTTCGTCACCAACCTCTGA